One part of the Fusobacterium sp. DD2 genome encodes these proteins:
- the tgt gene encoding tRNA guanosine(34) transglycosylase Tgt — protein sequence MEKKLPVTYELQKKCGKARAGKITTPHGEIETPVFMPVGTQATVKTMTPEELETIGSQIILGNTYHLYLRPSNELIAKFGGLHKFMNWKKPILTDSGGFQVFSLGSLRKITEKGVDFRSHIDGSKHTLTPEKSINIQNNLGSDIVMLFDECPHGLSSREYIIPSIERTTRWAKRCVEAHRRPDEQGLFAIVQGGIYEDLRDKSLRELSEMDDAFSGYAIGGLAVGEPREDMYRILDYIVEKCPENKPRYLMGVGEPLDMLEAVESGIDMMDCVQPTRIGRHGTVFTKYGRLVIKNASYAEDDRPLDEDCDCYVCRNFKRGYIRHLFKAEEVLGQRLATYHNLYFLLKLMKNARKAILEDRFKEFKEEFIKNYNMGKDSPWIKPKKIGE from the coding sequence ATGGAAAAAAAATTACCAGTAACTTATGAACTGCAAAAAAAATGCGGAAAAGCAAGAGCAGGGAAAATAACAACACCTCATGGAGAAATTGAAACTCCTGTATTTATGCCAGTTGGAACACAGGCAACAGTAAAAACAATGACTCCAGAAGAGTTGGAAACTATAGGGTCTCAAATAATATTAGGAAATACTTATCATCTTTATTTAAGACCAAGTAATGAACTTATAGCAAAGTTTGGAGGACTTCATAAATTCATGAATTGGAAAAAACCAATTCTAACTGACAGTGGAGGATTCCAGGTTTTCAGTTTAGGATCACTGAGAAAAATAACAGAAAAAGGTGTTGATTTCAGATCCCATATAGATGGGTCAAAGCACACTCTTACACCTGAAAAATCAATAAATATCCAGAATAATCTTGGATCTGATATAGTAATGCTATTTGATGAGTGCCCACATGGTCTATCAAGTAGAGAATATATTATTCCATCAATAGAGAGAACAACAAGATGGGCTAAAAGATGTGTTGAAGCTCATAGAAGACCTGATGAACAAGGGTTATTTGCAATTGTTCAAGGTGGAATATATGAAGATTTAAGAGATAAGAGTTTAAGAGAATTAAGTGAAATGGATGATGCATTCTCTGGATACGCAATAGGTGGATTGGCAGTTGGAGAGCCAAGAGAAGATATGTATCGTATTTTAGACTATATAGTTGAAAAATGTCCAGAAAATAAGCCAAGATACCTGATGGGTGTTGGAGAACCTCTTGATATGTTAGAAGCAGTTGAATCTGGAATAGATATGATGGACTGTGTTCAACCTACAAGAATAGGAAGACATGGAACTGTATTTACTAAATACGGTCGTCTTGTTATAAAGAACGCTTCATATGCTGAAGATGACAGACCTCTAGATGAAGACTGTGACTGCTATGTATGTAGAAACTTTAAAAGAGGTTATATAAGACATCTATTTAAAGCAGAAGAGGTACTAGGTCAAAGACTTGCAACATATCATAATTTATATTTTTTACTAAAACTTATGAAAAATGCAAGAAAAGCAATTTTAGAAGATAGATTTAAAGAGTTTAAAGAAGAGTTTATAAAAAACTACAATATGGGAAAAGACTCACCTTGGATAAAGCCCAAAAAGATAGGAGAATAG